The following are encoded together in the Arcobacter aquimarinus genome:
- a CDS encoding DsrE family protein codes for MKKGLLVLLSSLVLSTAAVSNENSAKGLNVLVTAKETQTQMMAMVLSTMALKQNKEVNVTLCSDAGDLAVKGMESSTLKPQDKSPKMLLEGLIKQGAKVQVCPLYLPNASKDESVLLEGITVAKPAEVAARLLDKDYQNISY; via the coding sequence ATGAAAAAAGGTTTATTAGTTTTATTATCATCTTTAGTTTTATCAACTGCTGCTGTTTCAAATGAAAATAGTGCAAAAGGTTTAAATGTTTTAGTAACTGCAAAAGAGACTCAAACTCAAATGATGGCTATGGTCTTATCTACAATGGCATTAAAACAAAACAAAGAAGTAAATGTAACATTATGTTCAGATGCAGGTGATTTAGCTGTAAAAGGTATGGAAAGTTCTACTTTAAAACCTCAAGATAAATCTCCAAAAATGTTACTTGAAGGGTTAATCAAACAAGGAGCAAAAGTTCAAGTTTGTCCTTTATATTTACCAAATGCTTCAAAAGATGAATCTGTATTACTAGAAGGTATTACGGTTGCAAAACCAGCTGAAGTTGCAGCTAGATTATTAGATAAAGATTATCAAAATATAAGTTATTAA
- a CDS encoding SPFH domain-containing protein — protein sequence MEESLALAIAIIFFAVIIIIKGVKIVPQSDLFLVERLGKYHKVLHGGFHIIIPIIDSVRAVLTSREQLVDIEKQSVITKDNVNISIDGIVFCKVDDAVQATYNVVDFKNAIANLAMTTLRAEIGGMDLDDTLSNRETLNAKLQTELGSAATNWGIKVTRVEIADISVPPSIEKAMNMQMEAEREKRAIQTKAEAQKEAQIREAEAFKQSEILKAEAIERMADAKRYEQEQTAAGQQEAMRLINISMMENEKAAEFLLAKDRVAAFEALAKSNSTNKMILPYDVTQIIGSTSVLGDAFFKGISDSKANNA from the coding sequence ATGGAAGAAAGTTTAGCTCTTGCTATTGCAATAATATTTTTTGCAGTAATAATAATCATAAAAGGTGTCAAAATAGTTCCACAATCTGATCTATTTTTAGTAGAAAGATTAGGAAAATATCACAAAGTTTTACATGGTGGATTTCATATAATAATTCCAATAATTGATAGTGTAAGAGCCGTTTTAACTTCAAGAGAGCAGTTAGTTGATATTGAAAAACAATCTGTTATTACAAAAGATAATGTAAATATTTCTATTGATGGAATAGTTTTTTGTAAAGTTGATGATGCTGTTCAAGCAACTTATAATGTAGTAGATTTTAAAAATGCAATAGCAAATCTTGCAATGACTACTTTAAGGGCTGAAATTGGTGGGATGGATTTAGATGATACTTTATCAAATAGAGAGACTTTAAATGCAAAACTTCAAACAGAACTAGGAAGTGCAGCAACAAACTGGGGAATAAAAGTAACAAGAGTTGAAATAGCCGATATTTCAGTACCTCCTTCTATTGAAAAAGCTATGAATATGCAAATGGAAGCAGAAAGAGAAAAAAGAGCTATTCAAACAAAAGCAGAAGCACAAAAAGAGGCACAAATTAGAGAAGCAGAGGCTTTTAAACAAAGTGAAATTTTAAAAGCAGAAGCAATAGAAAGAATGGCAGATGCAAAAAGATATGAACAAGAACAAACAGCAGCTGGACAACAAGAGGCTATGAGACTTATAAATATTTCTATGATGGAAAATGAAAAAGCAGCAGAATTTTTACTAGCAAAAGATAGAGTAGCAGCATTTGAAGCTTTAGCTAAAAGTAATAGCACTAATAAAATGATTTTACCTTATGATGTGACACAAATAATAGGTTCTACTTCTGTTTTAGGAGATGCGTTTTTTAAAGGAATAAGTGATTCAAAGGCTAATAATGCTTAG
- a CDS encoding PAS domain-containing sensor histidine kinase, which produces MSTTYQEAIENSNIVSKTDINGIITFVNDEFCKISGYSYDELIGQNHNIVRHPDVESSSFELLWKTILNKKPYKATVKNLTKDGKTVYLNTTITPILDESENIIEFIAIRYDVTFEVELKKSLEQKEKELEELNQNLELKVKEQTKQLKDLNKTLEKRVQEEIAKNDEKQKLLFWQSRMASLGQMIGNIAHQWRQPLTELNLTLFNMKKASLKKDEKKVEELYKESKNLISSMSTTIEDFMNFFDPKKEKKSFEIKDSINEALTIMKKLIQQENIKIKVDVPTNYKVLGVSNELSQVIINLIQNAKDAFKTNGIEDKNILITLKENLDQKYLLLEIEDNAGGIKEENLDSIFEPYFTTKHKSQGTGLGLFMSKMIVEKSLEGTLSHKNSENGSIFTITISNEKE; this is translated from the coding sequence ATGAGCACAACTTATCAAGAAGCAATTGAAAATTCAAATATTGTATCAAAAACTGATATAAATGGAATTATCACTTTTGTAAATGATGAGTTTTGCAAAATCTCTGGATACTCTTATGATGAATTAATAGGTCAAAACCATAACATCGTAAGACATCCAGATGTTGAAAGTTCTAGTTTTGAACTTTTATGGAAAACTATTTTAAATAAAAAACCATATAAAGCAACTGTAAAAAATCTTACAAAAGATGGGAAAACTGTTTACTTAAATACTACAATAACCCCTATTTTAGATGAATCTGAAAATATTATTGAATTTATTGCTATAAGATATGATGTAACTTTTGAGGTTGAGCTCAAAAAAAGTTTAGAGCAAAAAGAAAAAGAGCTTGAAGAGTTAAATCAAAATCTAGAATTAAAAGTAAAAGAACAAACTAAACAACTAAAAGACTTAAACAAAACTTTAGAAAAAAGAGTTCAAGAAGAGATAGCTAAAAATGATGAGAAACAAAAACTTCTTTTTTGGCAATCAAGAATGGCAAGTTTAGGACAAATGATAGGGAATATTGCCCATCAATGGAGACAACCTCTAACTGAGTTAAATCTTACTTTATTTAATATGAAAAAAGCCTCTTTAAAAAAAGATGAAAAAAAAGTTGAAGAGTTATATAAAGAGAGTAAAAATCTAATTTCAAGTATGTCAACAACTATTGAAGATTTTATGAACTTTTTTGACCCTAAAAAAGAGAAAAAAAGTTTTGAGATAAAAGATAGTATCAATGAAGCATTAACTATTATGAAAAAATTAATCCAACAAGAAAATATAAAAATCAAGGTTGATGTTCCAACAAACTACAAAGTTTTAGGTGTTTCAAATGAACTATCACAAGTTATAATAAATCTAATTCAAAATGCGAAAGATGCTTTTAAAACAAATGGTATAGAAGATAAAAATATTTTAATAACTCTAAAAGAAAATTTAGACCAAAAATATCTTCTACTTGAGATTGAAGATAATGCAGGTGGAATTAAAGAAGAAAACTTAGATTCTATCTTTGAACCTTACTTTACAACAAAACATAAATCACAAGGCACTGGACTTGGATTATTTATGTCAAAAATGATTGTAGAAAAGAGTTTAGAAGGAACTTTGAGCCATAAAAATAGTGAAAATGGCTCAATCTTTACAATAACAATTTCAAATGAGAAAGAGTAA
- the rsmG gene encoding 16S rRNA (guanine(527)-N(7))-methyltransferase RsmG has protein sequence MLKELLKSNNLKFDEKFYSDCEVFTKLLQQWGSVHNLSGRLTKEDINENILDSLYPLTFIDKYESFADIGTGAGYPGLILAIALRDVKSYLIEPRIKRVSFLNFVKASLKLDNLTVLCNRVEDVKDLKVDLITSRAVTNTSLLLDITKNIKKKNSSYLFYKGSMLEVEIESAKVNNYKIVNRKDRNYLYVKGK, from the coding sequence ATGTTAAAAGAATTACTTAAATCAAATAATTTAAAATTTGATGAAAAATTTTATAGTGATTGTGAAGTTTTTACAAAACTTTTACAACAATGGGGAAGTGTTCATAATCTAAGTGGAAGATTAACAAAAGAGGATATAAATGAAAATATTTTAGATTCTTTATACCCTTTAACTTTTATAGATAAATATGAAAGTTTTGCAGATATTGGAACAGGTGCAGGTTATCCTGGACTTATACTTGCAATTGCTTTAAGAGATGTAAAATCTTATTTAATCGAGCCAAGAATAAAAAGAGTTTCTTTTTTGAATTTTGTAAAAGCTAGTTTAAAACTTGATAATTTAACTGTATTATGTAATAGAGTAGAAGATGTTAAAGATTTAAAAGTTGATTTGATAACTTCAAGAGCAGTAACAAATACTTCTTTACTTTTAGATATTACAAAAAATATCAAAAAAAAGAATAGCTCATACCTTTTTTACAAAGGTAGTATGCTAGAAGTTGAGATTGAAAGTGCTAAAGTAAATAATTATAAAATAGTAAATAGAAAAGATAGAAACTATTTATATGTAAAAGGTAAATAA
- the hemB gene encoding porphobilinogen synthase has product MFKRFRRLRINETLRNLVQETVLTPDDFIYPLFVREGQNIKTEVASMPGVYQMSIDEILKECEYLVSINLKSIILFGIPDTKDSVGSECLCEESIIARTIKAIKAKFPQMFIVTDLCFCEYTDHGHCGILDPKTGSVDNDKTLEISAQQVLVHARAGVDMIAPSGMMDGIITTLRNTLDENGFRNLPIMAYSTKFASGYYGPFRDVAESTPSFGDRRTYQMNPANRLEAIEESLEDEKEGADILMVKPALAFLDIVRDIRNQTNLPLCVYNVSGEYAMLKHAGAHGLIDYERVMMETMIAFKRAGANIIISYHAKEVCKILRNN; this is encoded by the coding sequence ATGTTTAAACGATTTAGAAGATTAAGAATTAATGAAACACTAAGAAATTTAGTACAAGAGACTGTTTTGACGCCTGATGATTTCATCTATCCATTATTTGTAAGAGAAGGTCAAAATATAAAAACTGAAGTTGCATCAATGCCTGGTGTTTATCAAATGAGTATTGATGAAATTTTAAAAGAATGTGAATATTTAGTAAGTATAAATTTAAAATCAATTATTCTTTTTGGAATTCCTGATACTAAAGATTCAGTTGGAAGTGAATGCTTATGTGAGGAGAGTATAATTGCAAGAACTATTAAAGCAATTAAAGCAAAATTCCCTCAAATGTTTATCGTAACTGATTTATGTTTTTGTGAATATACAGACCATGGACATTGTGGTATTTTAGACCCAAAAACAGGAAGTGTTGATAATGATAAAACATTAGAAATTTCAGCTCAACAAGTATTAGTTCATGCACGTGCAGGTGTAGATATGATTGCACCTTCAGGAATGATGGATGGAATTATTACAACTTTAAGAAATACACTTGATGAAAATGGATTTAGAAATCTTCCAATCATGGCATATTCAACAAAATTTGCTAGTGGATATTATGGTCCATTTAGAGATGTTGCTGAATCAACTCCAAGTTTTGGTGATAGAAGAACATATCAAATGAATCCAGCAAATAGACTTGAAGCAATTGAAGAATCACTTGAAGATGAAAAAGAAGGTGCAGATATTTTAATGGTAAAACCAGCACTTGCATTTTTAGATATTGTAAGAGATATTAGAAACCAAACAAATCTTCCTTTATGTGTTTATAACGTAAGTGGAGAGTACGCTATGCTTAAACACGCTGGAGCTCACGGATTGATTGACTATGAAAGAGTTATGATGGAAACAATGATTGCATTTAAAAGAGCGGGTGCAAATATAATCATCTCTTACCATGCAAAAGAGGTTTGCAAAATCTTAAGAAACAACTAA
- a CDS encoding response regulator transcription factor, producing the protein MYKILVLEDDELFASTLEDFLNDEEFEVDIANDGQECLNLNFEKNYDLYIFDINVPKINGLDLLQQLRNSSDNTPTIFLTSYKDKDTLQDAFLKGCDDYLKKPVDLDELLLRIKALLKRNKKRFDIIKLSNTLTFNPLNKRVYENDIDLNLPVKVLELMELFIENRGEIVTKEMIISKLWATSEDYSEGSIRVYINQIKKLFENKESILNIKGVGYKIEF; encoded by the coding sequence TTGTATAAAATATTAGTTTTAGAAGATGATGAACTTTTTGCTTCAACTTTAGAAGATTTTTTGAATGATGAGGAGTTTGAAGTCGATATTGCGAATGATGGACAAGAATGCTTAAATTTAAATTTTGAAAAAAATTATGATTTATATATTTTTGATATAAATGTTCCCAAAATAAATGGTTTAGATTTACTTCAACAACTAAGAAATAGTTCTGATAATACTCCTACTATATTTTTAACTTCATATAAAGATAAAGATACTTTACAAGATGCTTTTTTAAAAGGCTGTGATGATTATTTAAAAAAGCCTGTTGATTTAGATGAGTTACTTTTACGAATAAAAGCTTTATTAAAACGAAATAAAAAGAGATTTGATATCATCAAATTATCTAATACTTTAACTTTTAATCCTTTAAATAAAAGAGTTTATGAAAATGATATAGATTTAAACCTTCCTGTTAAAGTATTGGAATTAATGGAACTTTTTATTGAAAATCGAGGTGAAATAGTTACTAAAGAGATGATTATTTCAAAACTTTGGGCAACAAGTGAAGATTATAGTGAAGGTTCTATTAGAGTTTATATTAATCAAATTAAAAAACTTTTTGAAAATAAGGAGAGTATATTAAATATCAAAGGTGTAGGATATAAAATTGAATTCTAA
- a CDS encoding PP0621 family protein, which yields MILKILAVIVVGFLAYILLFKKGREKDVITKKDEKIEDEMVECPTCKTYVSQKEAILSNGKFYCSKECLLNK from the coding sequence ATGATTTTAAAAATATTAGCAGTTATTGTAGTAGGATTTTTAGCTTATATTCTTTTATTTAAAAAGGGTAGAGAAAAAGATGTTATTACTAAAAAAGATGAAAAAATAGAAGATGAAATGGTTGAATGTCCTACTTGTAAAACTTATGTTTCTCAAAAAGAAGCTATTTTAAGTAATGGAAAATTTTATTGTTCTAAAGAGTGTTTATTAAATAAATAA
- the ribA gene encoding GTP cyclohydrolase II, which yields MNIEKSNIAKLPTKHGNFKIKAYKDGIQEHLAIMSEDFEKIEIPYVRIHSECLTGDALGSLKCDCQAQLNLALDFIAKNGGLVIYHKQEGRNIGLFNKVNAYSLQDQGRNTIEANLELGFKEDERDYSIIGYILEDLGVEKLKLITNNPKKINYIESLGIQIVERIPAIIEANKYNEKYLATKKEKMGHLL from the coding sequence ATGAATATTGAAAAGTCAAATATTGCTAAATTACCAACAAAACATGGAAATTTTAAGATAAAAGCATATAAAGATGGTATTCAAGAACATTTAGCAATCATGAGTGAAGATTTTGAAAAAATTGAAATTCCATATGTGAGAATTCACTCAGAATGTTTAACAGGAGATGCTCTTGGAAGCCTAAAATGCGACTGTCAAGCACAGTTAAATTTAGCATTGGATTTTATAGCTAAAAATGGTGGTTTAGTGATTTATCACAAACAAGAAGGTCGAAATATTGGTCTATTTAACAAAGTAAATGCTTATTCTCTGCAAGACCAAGGAAGAAATACAATAGAAGCTAATTTAGAATTAGGTTTTAAAGAAGATGAAAGAGATTATTCTATTATTGGATATATTTTAGAAGATTTAGGTGTTGAAAAATTAAAATTGATTACAAATAATCCTAAAAAAATAAATTATATTGAAAGCTTAGGAATACAAATAGTTGAAAGAATTCCAGCAATAATCGAAGCAAATAAATACAATGAAAAATATTTAGCAACAAAAAAAGAGAAAATGGGGCATTTACTTTAA
- a CDS encoding sensor histidine kinase produces the protein MNSKKKDFLISISIIFTFCLVVVLYLNYFFISKFGLNQENFIYVIIPLIFLGLAIFLSFSISILKPLFKSDEKLELSIKETIHELNIPVSTIQMNIQLLEKTIKDEKSIKRLERIKQASNNLLKLYETMEYNIKKEIDKIEKQEFYLDEIIFKSCDKFDDIKKDTKIIVNVPNKILLSDLNGFEKTIDNLISNAIKYNSKDNPFVEITFKDSILSIYNNGEKIDTKNLFIVFEKYFQENPSNDGFGLGLAMVKEFCDKNKITINIETLEFGNKFNLNLKNIII, from the coding sequence TTGAATTCTAAGAAAAAAGATTTTTTAATCTCTATTTCCATAATTTTTACTTTTTGTTTAGTTGTTGTTTTATATTTAAATTATTTTTTTATCTCAAAATTTGGACTTAATCAAGAGAATTTCATTTATGTAATTATTCCTTTAATATTTTTAGGATTAGCAATTTTTTTAAGTTTTTCAATCTCTATTTTAAAACCACTTTTTAAAAGTGATGAAAAATTAGAACTTAGTATAAAAGAGACAATTCATGAACTAAATATTCCTGTTTCAACTATACAAATGAACATACAACTTTTAGAAAAAACAATAAAAGATGAAAAAAGTATTAAACGCCTTGAAAGAATAAAACAAGCTTCAAATAACCTTTTAAAACTCTACGAAACTATGGAATATAATATAAAAAAAGAGATAGATAAAATAGAAAAACAAGAGTTTTATCTTGATGAAATAATTTTTAAATCTTGTGATAAATTTGATGATATAAAAAAAGATACAAAGATTATTGTAAATGTTCCAAACAAAATTCTTTTAAGCGATTTGAATGGTTTTGAAAAAACAATTGATAATCTAATTTCTAATGCCATAAAATATAACTCAAAAGATAATCCTTTTGTTGAAATTACTTTTAAAGATTCTATTTTATCTATTTATAATAATGGTGAAAAAATTGATACAAAAAATCTATTTATAGTTTTTGAAAAATATTTTCAAGAAAATCCTTCAAATGATGGTTTTGGATTAGGACTTGCTATGGTAAAAGAGTTTTGTGATAAAAATAAAATTACTATAAATATAGAAACTTTAGAATTTGGAAATAAATTTAATTTAAATTTGAAAAATATAATTATTTAA
- a CDS encoding TsoY family (seleno)protein, translating into MILREKFSPTCFLSALGAGGLSVSFFMYLMFLVPHPTTPMATYDYIMPALLKADWLSFVISFSLVFIIAFAFLHFKLLIWNTKQYNLYKKTDAYKSLINSNAQISLMTLPLTYAMTINVCFVLGAVFIPGLWGIIEFLFPFALIGFIVVGYFALKIFFEYFSRLLTTGDFDFTKNNNLSQMISIFALSMIAVGFAAPGAMSHNIVVNSIGIFGALFFASLAILLMLIKLTIGFKSMLEQGLNLEAAPSIWIIIPILTLLGITFIRVSFGLDHNYNTPLDKSSLFVFTSFVLSLQIIFGILGYMVMKKMGYFEKFIESNDKSALSFALICPGVAFFVFGMFFVNFGLSFNAIVAKYSIAYFILMIPFIYIQIKTIIYFFKLYKKFSF; encoded by the coding sequence ATGATTTTAAGAGAAAAATTCTCACCAACTTGTTTTTTATCAGCACTTGGTGCTGGAGGATTAAGTGTTTCATTTTTTATGTATTTGATGTTTTTAGTTCCTCACCCAACTACTCCAATGGCAACTTATGATTATATAATGCCTGCTTTATTAAAAGCAGATTGGTTATCTTTTGTAATATCTTTTTCATTGGTTTTTATAATTGCCTTTGCTTTTTTGCATTTCAAACTTTTGATTTGGAATACAAAACAATATAATTTATATAAAAAAACTGATGCTTATAAAAGCTTGATTAACTCAAATGCACAAATAAGTTTGATGACTCTACCATTAACTTATGCTATGACAATAAATGTTTGTTTTGTTTTAGGTGCTGTTTTTATTCCTGGTCTTTGGGGTATTATTGAGTTTTTATTTCCTTTTGCTTTGATTGGATTCATTGTTGTTGGATATTTTGCTTTAAAAATATTTTTTGAATATTTCTCAAGACTTTTAACAACAGGTGATTTTGACTTTACAAAAAACAATAACTTATCTCAAATGATTTCAATATTTGCTCTATCTATGATAGCTGTTGGATTTGCAGCACCAGGAGCTATGAGTCATAATATTGTTGTTAATTCTATTGGTATATTTGGAGCTTTATTTTTTGCTTCATTAGCTATTTTATTAATGTTAATAAAACTAACTATTGGTTTTAAAAGTATGTTAGAACAAGGTTTAAATCTTGAAGCAGCACCATCTATATGGATTATTATTCCAATTTTAACCCTATTAGGAATTACATTTATTAGAGTATCTTTTGGACTTGACCACAACTATAATACACCTTTAGATAAATCATCTTTATTTGTATTTACATCATTTGTTTTATCTTTACAAATTATCTTTGGAATTTTAGGTTATATGGTTATGAAAAAAATGGGATATTTTGAAAAATTCATAGAATCAAATGACAAATCAGCTCTTTCTTTTGCACTTATTTGTCCTGGTGTTGCATTCTTTGTTTTTGGTATGTTTTTTGTAAATTTTGGACTTTCATTTAATGCAATTGTTGCTAAATATTCTATTGCCTATTTTATTTTAATGATTCCATTTATTTATATTCAAATTAAAACTATTATCTATTTCTTCAAACTATACAAAAAATTTTCATTCTAA
- the glyS gene encoding glycine--tRNA ligase subunit beta, translating to MNKPLLIEIGVEELPAIPFLNELPNIEKKWSDILEKNRLLCDFDFYYTPRRLVLWHREFQVKQEDSIVEQYGAPVKIAYKDGVPTGAAISFAAKCGVDISALDKIDLGKGEVLYFKQEVVGSESKTLLNDMVNEFIASLNFGKSMRWASRTDSFIRPIRSLSIILGEEIVDAELFGVKSSNFSFAHRMVSYEPFSYSFAGDYFCKLDKNGVILYPDERRERILSQMKDIEQRHNIKIEIDIELLEEVVAITEYPTALIGKFDEEFLELPPEVIVTSMKENQRYFAVYKDGNLTNNFIVVSNSKTDDFGYIIAGNEKVLRPRLADAMFFYKNDIKNGLSNERLKKLVFVEGLGSMYEKCEREAKIASYLADIFELKEKELLQKAVMLSKADLMSEMVYEFTELQGLMGYYYAKLAGEDELVYTSLKEQYLPDGEDSELPSNLFSSIVALSNKLDNLMGLFSVGKIPTGSKDPFALRRAAAGIVKIAMEHKLSIDLSKIIDELSYNYKNLDKKVLVEFFNERLFKIFEVNPTVLKAVLASGETDIYKISEKICALNPIVQSDNFKDYVATFKRVANIIKDIDTSVKLTIDEDLLENKEEKELYTKFHEAQFKKYVTVDEELEALFALKPQLDNFFDNVFVNHENEKIKTNRKNLIGLVYQGFRKIADIKEITI from the coding sequence ATGAATAAACCATTATTAATTGAGATTGGTGTAGAAGAATTACCAGCGATTCCATTTTTAAATGAACTACCAAATATTGAAAAAAAGTGGAGTGATATTTTAGAAAAAAATAGACTTTTATGTGATTTTGATTTCTATTATACACCAAGAAGATTAGTATTATGGCATAGAGAATTTCAAGTTAAACAAGAAGATTCTATAGTTGAACAATATGGAGCTCCTGTTAAAATAGCTTATAAAGATGGTGTTCCAACTGGAGCAGCTATTAGTTTTGCTGCTAAATGTGGAGTTGATATTAGTGCTTTAGACAAAATTGATTTAGGTAAAGGAGAAGTTCTATATTTTAAGCAAGAAGTAGTTGGTAGTGAATCAAAAACTTTACTAAATGATATGGTAAATGAATTTATTGCTTCTTTAAACTTTGGAAAATCTATGAGATGGGCAAGTAGAACTGATAGTTTTATTAGACCAATCAGAAGTTTATCTATAATTTTAGGTGAAGAAATAGTTGATGCTGAACTTTTTGGAGTTAAATCTTCTAATTTTTCATTTGCACATAGAATGGTTTCTTATGAGCCATTTTCTTACTCTTTTGCAGGTGATTATTTCTGCAAACTTGATAAAAATGGAGTTATTTTATATCCAGATGAAAGAAGAGAGAGAATTCTTTCTCAAATGAAAGATATTGAACAAAGACATAATATTAAAATAGAAATTGATATTGAATTATTAGAAGAAGTTGTGGCAATAACAGAGTATCCAACAGCTTTAATTGGAAAGTTTGATGAGGAGTTTTTAGAGCTTCCACCTGAAGTAATCGTAACTTCTATGAAAGAAAATCAAAGATATTTTGCAGTTTATAAAGATGGAAATTTAACAAACAATTTTATAGTTGTTTCAAACTCAAAAACAGATGATTTTGGATATATAATTGCTGGAAATGAAAAAGTATTAAGACCTAGACTTGCTGATGCTATGTTCTTTTATAAAAATGATATTAAAAATGGTTTATCAAATGAAAGACTTAAAAAACTTGTGTTTGTTGAAGGTCTTGGTTCTATGTATGAAAAATGTGAAAGAGAAGCAAAAATTGCTTCTTATTTAGCGGATATTTTTGAATTAAAAGAAAAAGAACTTTTACAAAAAGCTGTAATGCTTTCAAAAGCTGACTTGATGTCTGAAATGGTTTATGAATTTACAGAGCTTCAAGGATTAATGGGATATTACTATGCAAAACTTGCAGGTGAAGATGAATTAGTTTATACATCACTTAAAGAGCAATATTTACCAGATGGTGAAGATTCTGAACTTCCATCAAATCTATTTTCTTCAATAGTTGCTTTATCAAATAAACTTGATAATTTAATGGGATTATTTAGTGTTGGAAAAATTCCAACAGGTTCAAAAGACCCTTTTGCATTGAGAAGAGCAGCAGCTGGAATTGTAAAAATTGCAATGGAACATAAATTATCAATTGATTTATCAAAAATTATTGATGAATTATCTTATAACTATAAAAATTTAGATAAAAAAGTATTAGTTGAATTTTTCAATGAAAGATTATTTAAAATTTTTGAAGTTAATCCAACTGTATTAAAAGCAGTTCTTGCAAGTGGAGAAACAGATATTTATAAAATTTCTGAAAAAATTTGTGCATTAAATCCAATAGTGCAAAGTGACAACTTTAAAGATTATGTAGCAACATTTAAAAGAGTTGCAAATATTATCAAGGATATTGATACATCAGTTAAACTTACAATTGATGAAGATTTATTAGAAAATAAAGAAGAGAAAGAGTTATATACAAAATTCCATGAAGCACAATTTAAAAAATACGTTACTGTAGATGAAGAATTAGAAGCTTTATTTGCTTTAAAACCACAACTTGATAACTTTTTTGATAATGTATTTGTAAATCATGAAAATGAAAAAATTAAAACAAATAGAAAAAATCTAATTGGTTTAGTTTATCAAGGATTTAGAAAAATAGCTGATATTAAAGAGATTACAATTTAA
- a CDS encoding NfeD family protein — MLSVIDPYILIALGVAFIALEALIVSFIVIWFGIGFILVGIISYIYPFSDAIWQIAMVCLLSLILIIFLRKKALESFLKSKMELTDDFLNEKGVGEIKKSKVFYKGTYWEIDSKIDEKEFIEGEKVIVLKTSKNHATIEKR; from the coding sequence ATGCTTAGTGTTATAGATCCATATATACTCATAGCTTTAGGAGTTGCTTTTATAGCTTTAGAAGCTTTAATAGTCTCTTTTATAGTTATTTGGTTTGGAATAGGCTTTATTTTAGTTGGAATAATTAGTTATATTTATCCTTTTTCTGATGCTATTTGGCAAATAGCAATGGTTTGTTTACTCTCTTTAATATTAATAATTTTTTTAAGAAAAAAGGCTTTAGAGTCATTTTTAAAATCAAAAATGGAGCTTACAGATGATTTTTTAAATGAAAAAGGAGTAGGTGAAATAAAAAAATCAAAAGTTTTTTATAAAGGAACATATTGGGAAATCGATTCAAAAATTGATGAAAAAGAGTTTATAGAAGGTGAAAAAGTTATAGTTTTAAAAACTTCAAAAAATCATGCAACTATTGAGAAAAGATAG